A single region of the Schizosaccharomyces osmophilus chromosome 3, complete sequence genome encodes:
- the dsc5 gene encoding UBX domain Sre1 cleavage protein, whose protein sequence is MSRSGEQEAIQALQSSLDVPVDTAHSVLESFNWNVEEAVEFLTGESSQESRKKESASGVGFFHSMFSVIFSGFCKFWIFLSRVPLLPTFLPILGPRKRYLSPADAANKLLQNLEEQYGTDHVDFFTEGGYMEALARTKRSCGVALLFFTSTKSDEMEDFSKKVLMDEEVKGFLSRRNILCWIGDVCEDEAFQGSRKFNCTKFPSAVLVMYSPQLSELVVAAHLHGPTDSTLLQSTLTNALARHLPSLERFRTEIDERESARELRRQQDDAYQVSLARDRQRQQQAKKERELKQKEQEEKEKLKELSLQYRSWLAVNIPSEPQPNTKAARLSIRLPDGSRVIRRFENDSLVKSVYEFVDSLLFAKENPEAYEEAMSSSANLTPPEDYEYKFQFSLYSSLPREILVADATISNLPSVFPSGTVVVELED, encoded by the exons ATGTCAAGATCTGGTGAACAGGAAGCAATTCAAGCTTTACAGAGCTCTTTAGATGTTCCTGTGGATACTGCCCATTCTGTTTTAGAGTCCTTTAATTGGAACGTTGAG GAGGCCGTAGAGTTTTTGACAGGTGAGTCTTCCCAggaaagcagaaaaaagGAGTCGGCTTCAGGAGttggattctttcattCCATGTTCTCTGTTATTTTCAGTGGCTTCTGCAAGTTTTGGATATTTTTATCACGAGTGCCATTACTACCGACATTCCTTCCTATTTTAGGCCCCAGGAAACGCTACTTATCGCCAGCCGATGCAGCAAACAAGCTGcttcaaaatttggaagaacaGTATGGTACAGATCATGTTGACTTCTTCACCGAAGGTGGGTATATGGAAGCATTGGCACGGACGAAGCGTAGTTGTGGGGTAgctcttttgtttttcactAGCACGAAGAGTGACGAAATGGAGGACTTTTCGAAGAAAGTTCTCATGGATGAAGAAGTTAAAGGATTCTTATCCCGCCGCAACATTCTTTGCTGGATAGGTGACGTTTGCGAAGACGAAGCTTTTCAGGGATCGAGAAAATTTAATTGTACAAAGTTTCCTTCTGCCGTATTAGTTATGTATTCTCCTCAACTCTCAGAGCTTGTGGTCGCAGCTCATTTGCATGGACCTACAGATTCAACTCTCCTTCAAAGTACATTGACAAATGCATTAGCACGCCACCTGCCTTCTCTGGAAAGGTTCCGTACGGAGATAGATGAAAGGGAATCTGCCAGAGAATTAAGACGCCAACAAGACGATGCTTATCAAGTATCGCTTGCTCGCGATCGCCAGAGACAACAGCAGGCCAAGAAAGAACGTGAGcttaaacaaaaggaacaagaggaaaaagagaaattgaaagaattatCTCTTCAGTATCGCTCTTGGCTGGCTGTTAACATTCCCTCTGAACCACAACCCAACACGAAAGCAGCTCGTCTTTCTATTCGCTTGCCTGATGGGTCTCGTGTTATTCGGAGATTTGAGAATGATAGTCTTGTGAAAAGCGTTTACGAATTCGTGGACAGCTTGCTTTTCGCTAAAGAAAACCCCGAAGCTTATGAAGAAGCTATGTCTTCGTCCGCTAATCTTACGCCTCCTGAGGATTATGAATACAAATTTCAATTTAGTCTTTACTCCTCTCTTCCAAGGGAGATTTTGGTAGCGGATGCAACAATTAGCAATCTTCCTTCCGTGTTTCCTAGTGGCACCGTTGTTGTCGAACTAGAAGATTAA
- the lsm7 gene encoding Lsm2-8 complex Lsm7 — protein MSSFQKRPGPTNSSQPTEKPRKESILDLSRYQDQRIQATFTGGRQISGVLKGYDQLMNLVLDDVDEHLKNPEDGKFLDKTRKLGLIVVRGTTLVLLAPMDGSEEIPNPFLQQE, from the exons ATGTCTTCCTTTCAAAAGCGCCCAGGACCTACTAATTCTAGTCAGCCCAC AGAAAAACCCAGGAAAGAATCCATCTTAGACTTGTCGAGATACCAAGATCAACGAATCCAAGCTACCTTTACAGGAGGACGTCAAATTAGCGGTGTGCTCAAAGGTTATGATCAGCTTATGAATCTTGTTTTAGACGACGTGGATGAACATTTAAAAAACCCCGAAGACGGTAAATTCTTAGACAAAACCAGGAAACTTGGTTTGATAGTTGTACGTGGTACTACTTTGGTTCTCCTTGCTCCAATGGATGGTTCTGAGGAAATCCCTAATCCATTTTTGCAACAAGAGTAA
- the nup60 gene encoding nucleoporin Nup60, with amino-acid sequence MSSGPVRTNRKDKSVHKNKPYDRITESSPLKSPQTPSKSIVQRAKEWLTPSSWKKTIAFLSKIPSEESEDEERGLMTDSSEEIKSEDRSFQKQPRTLESPKTPAVPRGSSLPPISNQDSPNQLLAMFFSNKGKQPLNEVEREGVMSLLSRNGSPTSTTHHSPSVPSQQFSTPKYADPHRAVSSESRIQTSSSFHPSPNSSRQWPAFRSTFSPVLGHSKPLNVSGNSPLSAQKTSYYGPTMSTPFRKNLQRKRHSTTPVGASKLTSLISSTTPDFASKRSKNESFNGSFTANEDSFSTVPASSPFPPSQSTPQQKTPSRTAANLMSILESKESPATSSPKESIAKTTKASYISPYARPGVTTSRRRHTLAKEEARPLKTIEEKQEVPAVEALDKSSNLQTFKPDFTPQFLKEPAVSETKKEPEFTSKETGVDSSKTTPVFKFTAASSSPSNSIFSKSTKPTENVTKEQPTVAAEQEEAIDVDMEELKEEPKKEKINISSPKKPSEKQPALGESFANLSKSKPLTTSVEAPKATESQGFSFGSLANKSAFTGGSSVEQKKDDKSSIPSIPSMSFAASATDADTGASGSIKEPKPFSFAALTTSPKADEKPTEKPAFTFGNVGKTQAAKEPKPFSFATPTASPKVEETPKETPVFTFGSTGSNAFSSAAPTLAPKEEGVSEEANLPQFSFTVLPKKDIPGDTTDEKALSVTDEVPSFSFSTLEKKDE; translated from the coding sequence ATGTCTTCAGGACCTGTTCGAACGAATCGAAAGGATAAATCAGTGCACAAAAACAAGCCATATGATAGAATTACAGAGTCTTCGCCATTGAAATCACCACAAACACCCTCGAAATCGATCGTGCAACGCGCAAAAGAATGGCTGACACCTTcttcttggaaaaagacaaTTGCCTTTTTAAGTAAGATCCCGTCTGAAGAATCGGAAGACGAAGAGCGAGGCTTAATGACCGATAGCAGCGAGGAAATTAAGTCAGAAGATCGttcctttcaaaagcaGCCTCGAACACTCGAATCTCCAAAGACTCCTGCTGTCCCCCGTGGTAGCTCATTACCTCCAATTTCCAATCAAGATTCACCAAACCAGCTTTTAGCtatgtttttttcaaacaagGGAAAACAGCCCCTAAATGAGGTGGAACGCGAAGGAGTCATGAGCCTTTTGTCTAGAAATGGTTCTCCTACTTCAACAACCCATCATTCTCCTTCCGTCCCTTCCCAACAATTTAGCACTCCCAAATACGCTGATCCTCATCGTGCTGTTTCAAGTGAGTCTCGCATTCAAACCTCAAGCTCTTTTCACCCTAGCCCTAATTCTTCTAGGCAATGGCCTGCTTTCCGTTCTACTTTCTCTCCGGTTCTCGGGCATTCGAAACCTCTTAATGTATCAGGAAATTCGCCGCTTTCAGCTCAAAAAACTAGTTACTATGGACCTACAATGTCTACCCCTTTTCGCAAAAACTTACAACGGAAACGTCATTCCACTACTCCTGTCGGTGCTTCAAAGTTAACTTCTTTGATTTCGTCTACTACTCCCGACTTTGCTTCAAAGCGTAGCAAGAACGAGTCTTTTAATGGAAGCTTTACCGCAAATGAGGATTCTTTCAGCACCGTCCCCGCTTCTTCCCCTTTTCCTCCTTCGCAAAGCACACCTCAGCAGAAAACACCCAGTCGTACGGCCGCAAACCTAATGAGCATTTtagaaagtaaagaaagtCCAGCCACTAGCTCTCCCAAAGAAAGCATTGCAAAAACTACGAAAGCTTCTTATATCAGTCCCTATGCGAGACCTGGCGTTACTACTTCCCGTCGCCGTCATACGCTTGCCAAGGAAGAAGCTCGTCCCTTGAAGACAATAGAGGAAAAACAGGAAGTACCAGCTGTTGAGGCTCTTGATAAGTCATCAAACTTACAAACATTTAAACCTGACTTTACTCCTCAATTCCTAAAAGAACCCGCCGTTTCtgaaaccaaaaaggaaCCGGAGTTCACTTCGAAGGAAACCGGCGttgattcttcaaagaCAACTCCGGTATTTAAATTCACTGCCGCATCTAGTAGTCCCTCAAATAGCATTTTCTCCAAGTCAACAAAGCCTACTGAAAATGTAACAAAAGAACAGCCTACCGTAGCAGCTGAGCAAGAGGAAGCAATTGATGTTGACATGGAGGAGTTGAAGGAAGAACccaagaaagagaaaataaatatttcttCTCCTAAAAAGCCGTCTGAAAAACAACCGGCTTTGGGGGAATCTTTTGCAAACCTTTCAAAGTCAAAGCCTCTTACAACTTCGGTAGAAGCTCCTAAAGCTACTGAATCTCaaggtttttcttttggttccCTTGCCAATAAATCAGCGTTTACTGGTGGCTCTTCCGTtgagcaaaagaaagatgaTAAATCGAGCATTCCCTCAATTCCATCCATGAGCTTTGCTGCTTCGGCTACCGATGCAGATACTGGGGCTTCTGGATCTATCAAAGAGCCTAAGCCGTTTTCCTTTGCTGCTCTTACCACGTCCCCAAAGGCGGATGAGAAGCCGACAGAAAAACCAGCTTTTACCTTTGGAAATGTTGGTAAAACTCAAGCTGCCAAAGAGCCTAAACCATTTTCCTTTGCAACTCCTACTGCGTCTCCAAAGGTTGAGGAAACCCCAAAAGAAACTCCtgtttttacttttggtAGTACCGGAAGCAACGCCTTTTCTTCCGCCGCTCCTACTCTCGCgccaaaggaagaaggCGTTTCTGAAGAAGCAAACTTGCCTCAGTTTTCATTCACTGTTTTGCCGAAGAAGGACATTCCTGGTGATACTACAGACGAAAAGGCACTGTCTGTTACAGACGAGGTACCgtccttttctttttcaactttagaaaagaaagacgaaTGA
- the cgs2 gene encoding dual-specifity cAMP/cGMP phosphodiesterase Cgs2: MHPTVEGKAEKPSRKRYSETSHESFTLYSLGTNGGPLESGCSAHLLSDGTFKEIVSIDGGGHLSALAELIEKKLLTVDIDEQNFQFAGEGTPLNSIYAKAWLFSEQRIKTFLISHCHLDHIYACVINSAMFGPQNPRTIVGLEYVIDTLKKHIFNNQVWPALDKAGFINFKIINEATYTNITSTLSVLPFPVNHGSSFGHELKSSAFLIRNMLSDRYFVAFGDVEPDRVASDSLNIYIWRVCAELIAKKKLSHILIECSTPDISDALLFGHFCPRHLVDELCSLRSFVNELGESMDNVTVLITHLKSHPLEVIDPEVVIVEQLEALSKACSLPVKFKIVKRGQFYRFS, from the exons ATGCATCCTACAGTTGAAGGAAAAGCTGAAAAACCATCGAGAAAACGATATTCTGAGACGTCTCATGAATCTTTCACATTATATTCATTG GGCACAAAT GGGGGGCCATTAGAGTCAGGTTGTAGTGCTCATCTTTTGTCGGATGGGACATTTAAGGAGATCGTCTCAATCGACGGAGGAGGACATCTTTCTGCATTGGCGGAGttgatagaaaaaaaactacTGACAGTCGACATTGATGAGCAGAACTTCCAGTTTGCAGGAGAAGGAACACCTCTTAACAGTATATATGCAAAAGCGTGGTTGTTTTCCGAGCAGCGTATTAAAACTTTCTTAATTTCACACTGCCATTTAGATCATATATACGCTTGCGTTATTAACAGTGCAATGTTTGGTCCACAAAATCCGAGAACAATCGTGGGCTTGGAATACGTGATCGATACCCTTAAAAAGCATATATTCAATAACCAAGTGTGGCCTGCGTTAGATAAAGCTGgttttataaatttcaagAT AATCAATGAAGCCACGTATACCAACATAACCTCTACCTTGTCTGTATTACCTTTTCCCGTGAACCATGGCTCATCGTTTGGACATGAATTGAAGTCGTCGGCATTTCTCATTCGCAACATGTTATCCGACCGGTATTTCGTAGCCTTTGGGGACGTAGAGCCAGATAGAGTAGCATCAGATTCGCTTAATATCTATATATGGAGAGTCTGTGCTGAACTCATTGCTAAAAAGAAGCTATCCCATATATTAATTGAATGCTCTACTCCCGATATATCTGATGCCTTACTGTTTGGCCATTTCTGTCCTCGGCATCTAGTGGATGAGCTTTGCTCGCTTCGGTCTTTTGTTAATGAGCTAGGTGAAAGTATGGATAATGTCACTGTATTAATAACTCACTTGAAATCTCATCCTCTTGAGGTAATCGATCCTGAAGTCGTCATCGTGGAGCAGCTTGAAGCTTTGAGTAAAGCATGTTCCTTGCCCGttaaatttaaaatagTCAAACGAGGACAGTTTTATAGATTTTCCTGA
- the trs130 gene encoding TRAPP II complex subunit Trs130 → MVKTKPSVQYYDPFGVWSTIATDVKSKIPLRNLQWVESFQYKKHFITSLELEFVPWVEHYTSLDNSKDATLLKTPLVNMLILPEEDSDTYKMQHRPLALDWSKKVSQNDSQSWMILLVARSQGVKRSSGPLGRSHSRSSSYFVAKSTIDRLRNDFNTANTNRCTRLDYVRFGTPDAECWNTFLGCLQKSVLDALNYRFLQLSEQAKFINLQDTSIFSDFLVYFLQKERLGASYLELSLYNESVEQFGEMFGTFNEILRTVDGKPDMVKYFGEGSDVVPAPLELNAKALLFDSTSANLQQLLSSEKFSFFHIGFYLFSKLIQLNLQIKNYDRSYSLLQQSFQFLNYHFFDQFVNKNPLLFLRFKYDSCNYLKSLINQNAKDNDVKVPTSNARLALFTRSILLKMAYLKNLLHENTLLLWHEEGSLPKLERDDDIHKEFQGIEEIDSLESFLKKYLQLSEEALHIFGQRKNRLSFSNTASEAAVVLYMLGNYDKAYEMLQTSSLPLFWKSDAFKEKWIQFYIDILMKVDKAHEAIEFLVNMLKEYKNPDCFKAAGEIVDRIPPTTDLTLDDFFCVSLSNLTNVSEETALELKVKITSSIFSLDMLESVMCTLISNSRPFKLKFRLKSIEKDSTIILSCNDILPGSYSVSEMIIKPKGMPVLFKKDTFDPQQEISVFQPSLSGRHLSTVQASVPQRYVNDRFQSVFRICFGEQFEENQKVGLTFESNNKEEHNRTSQCFLDEYSDCTLSIHNEVAYLENIKRLGKVVLHFPLRNDDDENNDLNIKLTYKTQDEKLINFYLPVLKKKIDFAEVSCELDENEQDFQTFFLRLKPKEPILFFGWRIKTTNLDSQETDDCAIPYKLTILDIIDCFKKIPSKGWKRKQHIVTVDCLRITDLLFEYLYNECERYLSRMNINVITNWIESICRKTNDTIVWSNGQISLPELISMPETKQTKLLLKSNQIFLEEFSCLLKRLKAPLTVKDVLSTLQLPHRTKETACFVTPMNCLHTLGPITIQNKKDIVQVDCVWKLPTNISLNIPTKVELEFTVAHVPSSTDADCEKHRFELMYEVSTFTNSILFAGPIRKKISLKGMGATIRETFTVIFLTAGRLLLPDIHVHSKDDNILTVKNPKYAVVGRSP, encoded by the exons ATGGTAAAAACAAAGCCTTCAGTTCAGT ACTATGATCCATTTGGCGTGTGGTCCACAATAGCAACGGACgtgaaaagtaaaattcCTTTACGAAATTTACAGTGGGTCGAATCATTTCAGTataaaaagcattttatcACGAGTTTGGAGCTTGAATTCGTTCCATGGGTGGAACATTATACTTCGCTCGATAATTCTAAAGATGCAACATTATTAAAGACTCCGCTGGTGAACATGTTGATTTTGCCAGAAGAg GATTCGGATACGTATAAAATGCAACACCGTCCTTTAGCATTGGATTGGTCGAAAAAGGTCTCTCAAAATGACAGTCAATCCTGGATGATTCTCTTGGTAGCACGATCTCAGGGCGTCAAACGATCATCTGGTCCATTAGGCAGGTCGCATTCAAGGTCGAGCTCCTACTTTGTAGCAAAGTCTACTATTGACCGCCTTAGGAATGACTTTAATACAGCTAATACAAATCGGTGTACAAGGCTGGACTATGTTCGATTTGGAACTCCTGATGCGGAATGCTGGAATACATTTTTAGGTTGCTTACAAAAGTCGGTTTTGGATGCCTTAAATTATCGGTTTCTTCAGCTTTCTGAACAAGCCAAGTTCATAAACTTACAGGATACGTCGATcttttctgattttttgGTCTactttttacaaaaagaacgatTAGGAGCTAGTTATTTGGAATTATCTTTATACAACGAGTCTGTTGAGCAATTTGGCGAAATGTTTGGAACTTTCAATGAAATTCTTAGGACTGTAGATGGAAAACCCGATATGGTAAAATACTTTGGTGAAGGATCAGATGTGGTACCGGCTCCTTTGGAATTGAATGCTAAGGCCTTGCTTTTTGATTCAACTTCCGCAAATCTTCAGCAGTTGTTGTCTTCTGAAAagttctctttttttcacaTTGGGTTTTACTTGTTCTCAAAGCTGATTCAGTTGAATTTGCAGATAAAAAATTACGACAGATCATATTCACTACTTCAACAGTCATTCCAATTCCTAAattatcatttttttgatcaGTTTGTGAATAAGAACCCTCTACTTTTTCTACGTTTTAAATATGACTCCTGCAATTATTTGAAGAGTCTCATAAATCAAAATGCAAAGGATAACGACGTCAAGGTACCTACTTCTAATGCAAGATTAGCTCTATTTACTCGTTCTATTCTTCTTAAAATGGCctatttgaaaaacttaTTACACGAGAATACGCTGCTACTTTGGCATGAGGAAGGTTCTCTACCAAAGTTAGAGCGCGATGATGATATACATAAAGAATTTCAAGgcattgaagaaattgacagtttggaatcttttttaaaaaaatatttgcaACTTTCTGAAGAAGCCTTACATATTTTTGGGCAGAGAAAAAATCGCTTGTCCTTCAGCAACACCGCATCTGAAGCTGCTGTAGTACTTTATATGCTTGGCAATTATGATAAGGCTTACGAAATGCTACAAACCTCGAGTCTACCACTTTTCTGGAAAAGCGATGCCTTCAAAGAGAAATGGATTCAATTTTACATTGATATACTAATGAAGGTTGATAAAGCTCATGAGGCCATCGAATTCTTAGTAAACATGCTcaaagaatacaaaaatCCTGATTGTTTTAAAGCAGCCGGTGAAATAGTTGACCGTATTCCTCCTACCACGGATCTGACTTTGgatgatttcttttgtgtCAGTTTATCGAACTTAACAAATGTGTCCGAGGAGACGGCTCTAGAGCTTAAAGTAAAAATCACTTCTTCTATCTTTAGTTTGGATATGCTGGAATCTGTCATGTGTACTTTGATTTCTAATTCCCGGCCGttcaaattaaaattcCGCTTAAAAAGCATTGAGAAAGATTCAACGATTATTTTGAGCTGTAAC GATATCCTTCCCGGGAGTTACTCCGTAAGTGAAATGATAATAAAACCAAAGGGGATGCCGGTACTCTTCAAGAAAGATACATTTGATCCTCAACAAGAAATATCAGTTTTCCAACCCTCCCTAAGTGGACGACATCTTTCCACAGTTCAAGCATCTGTACCTCAACGTTATGTGAATGATAGATTTCAATCTGTTTTTCGGATATGCTTTGGAGAacaatttgaagaaaatcagaAAGTGGGCTTAACTTTTGAatcaaataataaagaagagCACAATAGAACAAGTCAATGCTTCCTTGACGAATATTCTGACTGTACTTTATCAATTCATAATGAGGTCGCTTATCTTGAAAATATTAAGCGACTAGGAAAGGTTGTTTTGCACTTTCCTTTAAgaaatgatgatgatgaaaataatgat TTGAACATAAAATTAACTTACAAAACTCAAGATGAAAAGCttattaatttttatcTGCCggtattgaaaaagaaaatagatTTTGCAGAGGTTTCCTGTGAGCTTGACGAGAATGAACAAgattttcaaactttttttcttcggCTAAAGCCCAAGGAaccaattttatttttcggTTGGAGAATAAAAACTACGAACCTGGATAGTCAAGAAACAGATGATTGCGCGATACCTTACAAACTAACAATTTTGGATATAATAgattgtttcaaaaagatcCCCTCGAAGGGCTGGAAACGGAAACAACATATTGTCACTGTGGACTGTTTGCGAATTACTGACCTTCTTTTCGAATATTTGTACAATGAGTGTGAACGATATCTAAGCCGAATGAACATAAACGTTATAACAAATTGGATTGAATCTATTTGTCGTAAAACTAATGATACCATAGTTTGGTCGAATGGCCAAATTTCATTGCCTGAATTAATAAGTATGCCTGAGACTAAGCAAACGAAGCTGTTATTGAAAAGCAAccaaatatttttggaagagttcTCTTGTCTTTTGAAGCGTTTGAAAGCTCCATTGACAGTAAAGGACGTTTTATCGACATTGCAATTGCCTCACAGAACGAAAGAAACAGCATGTTTCGTAACACCGATGAACTGTTTGCATACGTTGGGACCTATCACGATacaaaataagaaagaCATAGTCCAGGTTGATTGCGTTTGGAAGTTACCAACAAACATATCCTTGAATATTCCCACAAAGGTAGAACTTGAGTTCACGGTTGCCCATGTGCCAAGCAGTACTGACGCCGATTGTGAAAAGCACAGGTTTGAGCTGATGTACGAGGTATCAACTTTTACAAattctattctttttgctgGTCCTATAcggaaaaaaataagtttGAAAGGAATGGGAGCTACAATACGAGAAACATTTACAGTTATATTCCTAACAGCAGGAAGACTTTTGCTACCAGATATACATGTTCATTCAAAGGATGATAATATTTTGACAGTGAAAAATCCAAAGTACGCTGTGGTTGGTCGTTCTCCTTAG
- the ret2 gene encoding coatomer delta subunit Ret2, whose protein sequence is MVVLAASIVNRGGKAIISRQFREMSRARVESLLSSFPGLVSGKSQNTTVETENVRFVYQPFDELYMVLTTNLQSNILQDIDTLHLLSQALTSICASSDEREILEYAFEIFVAFDEVTSLGYRDNVTLPQVKMYLEMESHEEKIQEIVSRNKELEATEERKRRIKQLEMQKKDAKRGALHASSDIYESVGYQTVNTTMTANAEEESAMESYRSAANAASAPRAKGMQLGKKKTTTPMF, encoded by the exons atg GTTGTGTTAGCAGCAAGTATTGTGAATCGAGGTGGTAAAG CCATTATTTCCCGTCAATTCCGTGAAATGTCTAGGGCTCGTGTCGAGAGTCTTTTGTCATCCTTTCCTGGATTGGTTTCTGGAAAATCACAAAATACGACTGTAGAGACAGAAAATGTTCGTTTCGTATACCAACCTTTTGATGAACTGTACATGGTATTGACGACGAATTTGCAATCAAATATTTTACAAGACATTGACACTCTTCATTTACTGTCCCAAGCATTAACTTCTATATGTGCGTCTTCAGATGAAAGAGAGATTTTGGAATATGCTTTTGAGATTTTCGTAGCATTTGACGAAGTTACGAGCCTGGGTTACCGGGATAATGTTACGCTCCCACAGGTCAAAATGTACTTGGAAATGGAAAgtcatgaagaaaagattcaagAAATTGTCTCAAGG AATAAAGAACTGGAAGCAAccgaagaaagaaaacgtcGCATTAAACAATTagaaatgcaaaagaaagatgctAAACGTGGTGCTCTTCATGCTTCATCTGATATTTATGAGTCGGTTGGATACCAAACCGTCAATACTACCATGACCGCTAAtgcagaagaagaatctgcTATGGAATCATATCGTTCTGCTGCAAATGCTGCATCTGCCCCTCGGGCGAAGGGTATGCAGTTaggtaagaaaaaaacaactaCTCCaatgttttaa
- the ear1 gene encoding SPRY domain membrane protein, specificity factor required for ubiquitination Ear1 → MPFSIKQELISQDDESDDALLKFVLFLFISFFSTLGALMFVTLVLVLFRYAGHARILLRNNTPGELDDEAIENNNIDEEGFAHLSEPAKERFLQARDFEMSAAQSRINTDAKLIDFLQVQEKGVFAWHFMPNLDLGAYATNRTELSFTKNEECCLQTNLPLQRINEVYYWEAKLLEVDENTTISIGLTTKPYPPFRMPGWNFWSLAYISDGTRRCNSAFTSKSYASFYQKGDVIGVAYKPKANRVFFTRNGRRCAELPCTYRNVYPTVGATGPCVVHVNLGQAGYVFIEANIKKWRLAPPVGSLAPPPSYSTPQPTVNWDTISESSAQTVTQTDVNPPQNPQFNSSGNISGSLSSYNTAVQGFPSSSYAQSYPMHSMPARDKSEDEQQ, encoded by the coding sequence ATGCCTTTCTCCATTAAGCAGGAGCTTATTAGTCAAGATGATGAGTCTGATGATGCCTTGCTGAAATTCgtcctttttctgtttataagcttcttttcaacATTGGGTGCACTCATGTTTGTAACACTAGTGTTGGTTCTGTTTCGATATGCTGGCCACGCAAGGATCTTGTTACGAAATAATACTCCCGGTGAATTGGATGATGAAGCAATTGAGAATAATAACATCGACGAAGAAGGATTTGCTCATCTAAGTGAACCCGCAAAAGAACGATTTTTGCAGGCTCGCGATTTTGAGATGAGTGCTGCTCAATCCCGCATCAATACCGATGCGAAattaattgattttttgcAAGTTCAGGAAAAAGGGGTGTTTGCGTGGCACTTTATGCCCAATTTGGACTTGGGTGCTTATGCAACCAACCGGACGGAACTTTCTTTCACTAAAAACGAAGAATGTTGTCTTCAAACAAATCTCCCATTGCAACGAATCAACGAAGTATATTATTGGGAAGCTAAGTTGTTGGAAGTCGACGAAAATACTACAATCTCTATAGGATTGACTACGAAACCGTATCCGCCCTTTCGCATGCCAGGTTGGAATTTCTGGTCGCTGGCGTATATCTCTGACGGAACACGAAGATGCAATTCGGCTTTTACGAGCAAGTCGTATGCATCTTTTTATCAAAAGGGAGACGTAATTGGAGTGGCTTATAAACCAAAGGCGAATAGAGTgttttttacaagaaatgGCCGCCGCTGTGCTGAATTGCCGTGCACATATCGAAACGTGTATCCGACAGTGGGTGCAACAGGTCCATGTGTTGTGCATGTCAATCTTGGTCAGGCTGGATATGTCTTTATCGAAGCAAACATTAAAAAGTGGAGATTGGCTCCTCCGGTAGGAAGTTTAGCACCACCTCCTTCGTACTCTACACCGCAACCAACCGTAAATTGGGACACAATCAGTGAATCATCTGCTCAAACGGTCACACAAACAGATGTAAATCCTCCGCAAAATCCGCAATTTAATTCTTCTGGTAATATTAGTGGGTCACTTTCTTCATATAATACAGCTGTACAAGggtttccttcttcctcttaTGCCCAATCTTATCCCATGCATTCGATGCCTGCACGCGACAAATCTGAAGATGAACAGCAATAA